A portion of the Cryptomeria japonica chromosome 5, Sugi_1.0, whole genome shotgun sequence genome contains these proteins:
- the LOC131875700 gene encoding uncharacterized protein LOC131875700 → MNRVKSFMGCLVASTNNEAEIRALEVGLRLYVRQGISRIMIEGDSQIIIKGISRPSFHNWKLNTWVPMIKEHLRRIWSYEIGHVYREGNQVADYLANLGVGEYDVPVYFFQTSAIEDIKGQCLKDCRRYPR, encoded by the coding sequence ATGAACAGGGTAAAATCCTTCATGGGTTGTTTGGTGGCATCCACAAACAACGAAGCCGAGATACGTGCATTAGAGGTAGGTTTACGTCTCTATGTTAGGCAGGGAATTTCTAGAATCATGATTGAGGGCGACTCACAAATTATTATAAAAGGGATTAGTCGACCAAGTTTTCATAATTGGAAGCTGAATACATGGGTCCCTATGATAAAAGAACACCTGAGGAGAATTTGGAGCTATGAGATTGGGCATGTCTACAGAGAAGGGAATCAGGTGGCTGATTACCTTGCAAACCTTGGGGTGGGAGAATATGATGTTCCTGTTTACTTTTTCCAGACTTCTGCAATAGAGGATATCAAAGGACAATGCTTGAAGGACTGTAGAAGATATCCTCGATAG